In one Drosophila pseudoobscura strain MV-25-SWS-2005 chromosome X, UCI_Dpse_MV25, whole genome shotgun sequence genomic region, the following are encoded:
- the LOC6901231 gene encoding uncharacterized protein, whose amino-acid sequence MKAITLCLLVLVSASCLLTTHANAVGSSENFDYDLEIEQLLADLEGDLDYMGVAEQGFIRSCRGILRKALKGIRGTNCILKETLAVLTACTTYVDAIDSCGVAVPKDVANILKTVKSMITICNSIIHLHSQLCATEDTTTTGTGKTATKCFLKLFRATMSLVRKINTTLKLASKLPSDTSSCFVGATNTVKDACNAFLPNIDVCIDSM is encoded by the exons ATGAAAGCCATCACCCTCTGCCTTCTGGTTCTGGTCTCGGCCAGCTGCCTGCTGACCACTCAT GCCAATGCTGTTGGCTCGAGCGAGAACTTCGACTATGACCTCGAGATTGAACAGCTGCTGGCCGACCTCGAAGGCGACCTCGACTACATGGGAGTGGCCGAGCAGGGCTTCATCCGCAGCTGCCGTGGCATCCTACGCAAAGCTCTGAAGGGTATCCGCGGCACCAACTGCATCCTGAAGGAGACCTTGGCCGTGCTGACTGCCTGCACCACCTACGTCGACGCCATCGATAGCTGCGGCGTGGCCGTGCCCAAGGATGTGGCTAACATTTTGAAGACCGTCAAGTCCATGATCACCATCTGCAACAGCATCATCCACCTGCACTCGCAGCTGTGCGCCACCGaggacaccaccaccaccggcACCGGCAAAACCGCCACCAAGTGCTTCCTCAAGCTGTTCAGGGCCACCATGTCGCTGGTCAGGAAGATCAACACCACCCTGAAGCTGGCCAGCAAGCTGCCCTCCGACACCAGCTCCTGCTTCGTGGGTGCCACCAACACCGTGAAGGACGCCTGCAACGCCTTCTTGCCCAACATCGATGTCTGCATTGATTCCATGTAA
- the f gene encoding espin isoform X5: MILRTRHAWRSSTDTEDYMQIQIANQQQQQQQHPQQQHQHPQQQHHHHHQHPHHPHHGMGEQPPLPPPPPPLPHNMPLPPMMMPLMNGGSDSTMASKSHKAKKPHGATPNSQDTATRKQHQPLSAISIQDLNSVQLRRTDTQKVPKPYQMPARSLSMQCLTSSTDTYLKSDLIAELKISKDIPGIKKMKVEQQMANRMDSEHYVEITKQFTANNYVDQIYLQIPEKDQAGNAIPDWKRQMMAKKAAERAKKDFEERMAQEAESRRLSQIPQWKRDLLARREETENKLKAAIYTPKVEENNRIADTWRLKNRAMSIDNININLAGMEQHYQQIQFQQLPPQQHPQGGNGGNGGNKENHSHGHSQDSKCASEPEQVAPDAALEQAVDQPLDREAHEEREREEDNIIPWRAQLRKTNSRLSLI, from the exons ATGATACTGCGCACACGCCACGCCTGGCGCAG CTCCACGGATACGGAGGACtatatgcagatacagattgccaaccagcagcagcaacagcagcagcatccccagcagcagcaccagcacccacagcagcagcatcatcaccatcaccagcatCCACACCATCCCCATCATGGGATGGGGGaacagccgccgctgccgccgccgccaccgccctTGCCACACAACATGCCGCTGCCGCCCATGATGATGCCCCTGATGAACGGTGGCAGCGACTCCACCATGGCCAGCAAGTCGCACAAGGCCAAGAAGCCGCACGGCGCCACTCCCAATAGTCAGGACACTGCCACACGgaagcagcaccagccacTCTCGGCCATCTCAATACAGGATCTGAACAGCGTCCAG CTGCGACGCACAGACACGCAGAAGGTGCCCAAGCCCTATCAGATGCCAGCACGGAGTCTGAGCATGCAGTGCCTCACATCCAGCACGGATACGTATCTGAAATCGGATCTGATCGCGGAGCTGAAGATCTCCAAGGACATACCGGGCATCAAGAAGATGAAGGTCGAGCAGCAGATGGCCAACCGCATGGACTCCGAGCACTACGTGGAGATAACCAAGCAGTTCACGGCCAACAACTATGTGGACCAG ATCTACTTGCAGATACCCGAAAAAGATCAGGCCGGCAATGCCATACCCGACTGGAAGCGTCAGATGATGGCCAAGAAGGCTGCCGAGCGGGCCAAGAAGGACTTCGAGGAGCGCATGGCCCAGGAGGCCGAGTCGCGGCGCCTCTCGCAGATCCCCCAGTGGAAGCGCGACCTTCTGGCGCGCCGCGAGGAGACCGAGAACAAGCTGAA AGCGGCCATCTACACGCCCAAGGTGGAGGAGAACAACCGCATTGCGGACACCTGGCGGCTGAAGAACCGCGCCATGTCCATAgacaacatcaacatcaatcTAGCCGGCATGGAGCAACACTACCAGCAGATCCAGTTCCAGCAGCTCCCCCCACAACAGCATCCCCAAGGTGGCAACGGTGGCAACGGTGGCAACAAGGAGAaccacagccacggccacagccaggACTCCAAGTGTGCCTCAGAGCCGGAGCAGGTCGCCCCCGACGCCGCCCTGGAGCAAGCCGTGGACCAGCCCCTAGACCGTGAGGCCCACGaagagcgggagcgggaggagGACAACATCATCCCCTGGCGTGCCCAACTGCGAAAGACCAACAGTCGCCTCAGCCTCATCTGa